One Streptomyces mobaraensis NBRC 13819 = DSM 40847 DNA segment encodes these proteins:
- a CDS encoding Gfo/Idh/MocA family protein, which yields MLRFGILGCGSIGGFLGRLLARPDGPLRGRARLAAVAGRDPVRAGKLAAELGCAALPVDELLARPDIDAVAVCTPSGTHADLGAAALLAGKHVLVEKPLDVTPEAADRLIAAARHSGRTLGVVSQHRFDPATRVAKTAIEDGALGRITSVLIEVPLWRAPSYYASGRWRGTRALDGGGALMNQAVHAVDLAQWLAGPVVEAAAHTGLLAHDGLEVEDVATASLRFAGGALGALLATTAAYPGRTTRVAVNGERGSVVIDDDELAYFHAARDGEPTGAYGAYGDGNQAAEHRTPPPEPPVRDRVGLLHQPHRDQLADFCDAVRTGRPPLVDGAAGRRAVAAVHAVYTSARTGRTVRLDDSGNPVQDTERNP from the coding sequence GTGCTGCGTTTCGGCATCCTCGGCTGCGGCTCCATCGGCGGCTTCCTCGGCCGGCTGCTGGCCCGGCCCGACGGCCCGCTGCGCGGACGGGCCCGGCTGGCCGCGGTCGCCGGACGGGACCCGGTACGGGCCGGGAAGCTGGCCGCCGAACTGGGCTGCGCGGCCCTCCCCGTCGACGAGCTGCTGGCCCGCCCGGACATCGACGCCGTCGCCGTGTGCACCCCCTCCGGCACCCATGCCGACCTGGGCGCCGCGGCCCTGCTCGCGGGCAAGCACGTCCTGGTCGAGAAACCCCTCGACGTCACTCCCGAGGCCGCCGACCGGCTGATCGCCGCCGCCCGGCACAGCGGCCGCACCCTCGGTGTCGTGTCCCAGCACCGCTTCGACCCGGCGACCCGGGTGGCGAAGACCGCGATCGAGGACGGCGCACTGGGGCGGATCACCTCCGTCCTCATCGAGGTGCCCCTGTGGCGGGCGCCGTCCTACTACGCGTCGGGCCGGTGGCGCGGCACCCGCGCCCTGGACGGCGGGGGCGCCCTGATGAACCAGGCCGTGCACGCCGTCGACCTCGCCCAGTGGCTGGCCGGCCCCGTGGTGGAGGCCGCGGCCCACACCGGCCTGCTCGCCCACGACGGCCTGGAGGTCGAGGACGTGGCCACCGCCAGCCTGCGGTTCGCCGGCGGCGCGCTCGGCGCCCTGCTGGCCACCACCGCCGCCTACCCGGGGCGCACCACCCGCGTCGCGGTCAACGGCGAGCGGGGGTCGGTCGTCATCGACGACGACGAACTGGCCTATTTCCACGCCGCCCGCGACGGCGAACCGACCGGTGCCTACGGCGCCTACGGAGACGGCAACCAGGCCGCCGAACACCGCACCCCGCCACCGGAGCCCCCGGTGCGCGACCGCGTCGGCCTGCTCCACCAGCCCCACCGCGACCAGCTCGCCGACTTCTGCGACGCGGTGCGCACCGGCCGGCCGCCCCTCGTCGACGGCGCCGCGGGACGGCGGGCGGTCGCCGCGGTGCACGCCGTGTACACCTCCGCCCGCACCGGGCGCACGGTGCGTCTCGACGACAGCGGCAACCCCGTACAGGACACGGAGAGGAACCCATGA
- a CDS encoding B12-binding domain-containing radical SAM protein → MSRICLVIPSNRFDQYFIQLPLDAVTAAGQLRAQGHTVAVWDQRLQEAPDGQDFDLLVVFSAIADRAQCYPLELEPVRAAVERAAARYPAARTVAVGPHGTHLPAATRAELGVDHIACGETDSATVGAVHSLLGGADAPVLPATTTPHNLLDSPEPRPRPFPNIPLEEFAFPAYDLVPVADYTAEVISGGLPLPGPCGMVLAARGCTYGCTFCHLPFGTRMRNQPLDRVEREIDAQQSAGLDFVFFLDYVFGINRAFYGDLCARLEGRGLGWVGQTRAEVVLKNDVTAWARAGCQGMWLGAESPAIAQTGVHKRVSEAQIAEAVHKLKDAGITPFAFVLLGLPQDEACTSGRLVDWAAGLPAWFGINQLYLRPGTTLYDRLAPRYNGGTRPATWREVQEVTRRYRASYPTDLDHQQRQLEQLPNYLGNAIAPVAG, encoded by the coding sequence ATGAGCCGGATCTGCCTCGTCATCCCCAGCAACAGGTTCGACCAGTACTTCATCCAGCTCCCTCTCGACGCCGTCACCGCCGCCGGCCAGCTGCGGGCGCAGGGACACACCGTCGCCGTGTGGGACCAACGCCTCCAAGAGGCCCCCGACGGCCAGGACTTCGACCTGCTGGTGGTCTTCTCCGCGATCGCCGACCGCGCCCAGTGCTACCCCCTGGAACTGGAACCGGTACGGGCCGCCGTCGAACGCGCCGCCGCCCGCTACCCGGCGGCCCGTACCGTCGCGGTCGGCCCGCACGGCACCCACCTGCCCGCCGCCACCCGCGCCGAACTGGGCGTGGACCACATCGCCTGCGGCGAGACCGACTCGGCCACCGTCGGCGCCGTCCACAGCCTGCTCGGCGGCGCCGACGCACCGGTGCTGCCGGCCACCACCACCCCGCACAACCTGTTGGACTCCCCGGAGCCCCGCCCCCGGCCCTTCCCCAACATCCCCCTGGAGGAATTCGCCTTCCCCGCCTACGACCTGGTGCCCGTCGCGGACTACACCGCCGAGGTCATCTCCGGCGGGCTGCCGCTGCCCGGCCCCTGCGGCATGGTGCTGGCCGCCCGCGGCTGCACCTACGGCTGCACCTTCTGCCACCTGCCGTTCGGCACCAGGATGCGCAACCAGCCACTGGACCGGGTCGAGCGCGAGATCGACGCCCAGCAGAGCGCTGGCCTGGACTTCGTGTTCTTCCTCGACTACGTCTTCGGCATCAACCGCGCCTTCTACGGCGACCTGTGCGCCCGGCTGGAGGGCCGCGGACTGGGCTGGGTCGGCCAGACCCGCGCCGAGGTCGTCCTCAAGAACGACGTCACCGCCTGGGCACGGGCCGGCTGCCAGGGCATGTGGCTGGGCGCCGAATCCCCCGCCATCGCCCAGACCGGCGTCCACAAGCGGGTCAGCGAGGCACAGATCGCGGAAGCCGTCCACAAGCTGAAGGACGCGGGCATCACCCCCTTCGCCTTCGTCCTGCTGGGCCTCCCGCAGGACGAGGCGTGCACGTCCGGCCGCCTCGTCGACTGGGCCGCCGGACTGCCCGCCTGGTTCGGCATCAACCAGCTCTACCTGCGCCCCGGCACCACCCTCTACGACCGGCTCGCCCCCCGGTACAACGGAGGGACGCGCCCGGCCACCTGGCGCGAGGTGCAGGAGGTCACCCGCCGCTACCGCGCCTCCTACCCCACCGACCTCGACCACCAGCAGCGGCAACTCGAACAGCTGCCCAACTACCTGGGCAACGCCATCGCCCCGGTGGCGGGCTGA
- a CDS encoding Gfo/Idh/MocA family oxidoreductase, with the protein MPGRPHVCVVGHGVAGRLHRQLLEGMGLSVSVVDPAAPRHDTPVATAATLTELPADRPVDVWSVCTPTAAHVHTVAAVLDRDPEARVLVEKPACRSWEGPELSALLDAHDRARLVVMNQYAHAKAPAILEAVRAEFAPRHPVRAIRVAFCKDRREDIAAGRFVDLDYGVFGYEWLHMLAVLGSLLPAPAFDRYLRDAPAPHAVRIARDPRLASTAAHETTTLRTADGSAVEIELYSTITGPDAPHTAPAPAWARRTGPATDSRLRLARVEAGPVVLTLELDPVFLPNGTRLPRNTHRLTLDGPGGHREWLVPDSPMDNALRHAVATLLGPGPRPPLDLRPLGRIGRLARLAARTDTPADAPHTAPTALPTRL; encoded by the coding sequence ATGCCCGGTAGGCCGCACGTGTGCGTGGTCGGCCACGGGGTGGCCGGCCGGCTGCACCGGCAACTCCTCGAGGGCATGGGGCTGTCTGTCTCCGTCGTCGACCCCGCCGCTCCCCGCCACGACACCCCCGTCGCTACTGCCGCCACCCTCACCGAACTGCCCGCCGACCGGCCCGTGGACGTCTGGTCGGTCTGTACCCCGACCGCCGCCCACGTCCACACCGTGGCAGCCGTCCTCGACCGCGACCCCGAGGCCCGCGTCCTGGTGGAGAAACCGGCCTGCCGCTCCTGGGAGGGCCCCGAACTCTCCGCACTCCTCGACGCGCACGACCGGGCCCGGCTGGTGGTGATGAACCAGTACGCGCACGCCAAGGCACCCGCCATCCTCGAAGCCGTACGGGCCGAGTTCGCGCCCCGGCACCCGGTGCGGGCCATCCGCGTGGCCTTCTGCAAGGACCGCCGTGAGGACATCGCGGCCGGCCGCTTCGTCGACCTCGACTACGGAGTGTTCGGCTACGAGTGGCTGCACATGCTCGCCGTCCTCGGTTCCCTGCTGCCCGCCCCGGCCTTCGACCGCTACCTGCGGGACGCCCCCGCGCCGCACGCCGTACGGATCGCGCGCGATCCACGGCTGGCCAGCACCGCGGCCCACGAGACCACGACGCTGAGGACGGCCGACGGGTCCGCGGTCGAGATCGAGCTGTACTCCACCATCACCGGCCCCGACGCCCCGCACACGGCCCCCGCGCCCGCCTGGGCCCGCCGCACGGGACCCGCCACCGACAGCCGGCTGCGGCTGGCCCGGGTCGAGGCCGGACCGGTCGTCCTCACCCTCGAACTCGACCCGGTCTTCCTGCCCAACGGCACCCGGCTGCCCCGCAACACCCACCGGCTGACCCTGGACGGACCGGGCGGCCACCGCGAGTGGCTGGTTCCCGACTCCCCGATGGACAACGCGTTGCGGCACGCCGTCGCGACGCTGCTCGGACCCGGTCCGCGCCCCCCGCTCGACCTGCGGCCCCTCGGCCGCATCGGCCGGCTGGCCCGACTGGCCGCCCGTACGGACACCCCCGCCGACGCCCCCCACACGGCCCCCACCGCCCTGCCGACCCGACTGTGA
- a CDS encoding serine hydrolase domain-containing protein yields MNDTRTLPHHSLPTVPTAHPLFSPEWLRAAADAAAGQSPHDDTALRLGLCLTDPPPGVAGRLLVLVDQTTGALAFRAGEWDERPTLTLTLTHDDARLLLFGDAEQRVRLFEHGGLVLEGVFLFLFFLDRLLQQDPAGVLARLRRCTAGAPPEARPWPDAGPLAIPEDEAAAARAAAEILPRTMDALRAELGRTTPGAQLHVGHAPSGTEVSAALGSCRPGVPFTRASRPIWYCCAKTLGAVAVGRLWERGLLDPMAPVSRYLPWYDGDGRERVTLHQLLTHTSSVPMGLDPLHGAMAAPVALRRELLRRMTVPTGTPPGTRITYGPWWAWFLIAEVVRALDGRDYERYLTEEILAPCGMDATRVVLTPREYRAEADRLPLIHITGGGLPSQPTHWYATEAACTRPIPGLNVRGPMSDLALFFTALADGGRGRHGRILLPQTVTALTTRHRVGLVDAFGNADWGLGFRVESRHLGDACTAFSRHASLRTFGHYGLWTSAVFADPDAGLVVALHLNGKTWQEEHQRRMITIGDAVYQDLRLT; encoded by the coding sequence GTGAACGACACCCGTACGCTGCCGCACCACTCCCTCCCCACCGTGCCCACCGCCCACCCCCTGTTCTCCCCGGAGTGGCTGCGCGCCGCGGCCGACGCCGCGGCCGGACAGTCCCCGCACGACGACACGGCCCTCCGGCTCGGCCTGTGCCTCACCGATCCGCCCCCCGGGGTGGCCGGACGGCTCCTCGTCCTCGTGGACCAGACCACCGGCGCCCTCGCGTTCCGGGCGGGGGAGTGGGACGAGCGCCCCACCCTCACCCTGACCCTCACCCATGACGATGCCCGCCTCCTGCTGTTCGGGGACGCCGAGCAGCGGGTGCGGCTGTTCGAGCACGGCGGGCTCGTCCTGGAAGGCGTGTTCCTCTTCCTCTTCTTCCTGGACCGGCTGCTGCAGCAGGACCCCGCCGGGGTGCTGGCCCGGCTCCGGCGGTGCACCGCCGGTGCACCGCCGGAGGCCCGCCCTTGGCCCGACGCCGGACCCCTCGCCATCCCGGAGGACGAGGCCGCCGCGGCCCGCGCCGCCGCCGAGATCCTGCCCCGCACGATGGACGCCCTGCGTGCCGAACTCGGCCGCACCACCCCCGGCGCCCAGCTCCACGTCGGCCACGCCCCCAGCGGCACCGAGGTCTCCGCCGCCCTGGGCAGCTGCCGCCCGGGCGTGCCCTTCACCCGCGCCTCCCGGCCCATCTGGTACTGCTGCGCCAAGACGCTGGGCGCGGTGGCCGTCGGCCGGCTGTGGGAACGCGGCCTGCTCGACCCGATGGCGCCGGTCAGCCGCTACCTGCCCTGGTACGACGGCGACGGCCGCGAACGCGTCACCCTTCACCAACTGCTCACCCACACCTCGTCCGTCCCCATGGGCCTGGACCCGCTGCACGGGGCCATGGCCGCCCCGGTCGCCCTCCGCCGCGAACTGCTGCGGCGGATGACGGTCCCCACCGGCACGCCTCCCGGCACCCGCATCACGTACGGGCCGTGGTGGGCGTGGTTCCTGATCGCCGAGGTCGTCCGCGCCCTCGACGGCCGCGACTACGAGCGCTACCTCACCGAGGAGATCCTGGCACCCTGCGGCATGGACGCCACCCGCGTGGTCCTCACCCCGCGGGAGTACCGCGCCGAGGCGGACCGGCTGCCCCTCATCCACATCACCGGCGGCGGCCTCCCGTCCCAGCCCACCCACTGGTACGCGACCGAGGCCGCCTGCACCCGGCCCATCCCCGGGCTCAACGTCCGCGGGCCCATGTCCGACCTGGCGCTGTTCTTCACCGCGCTCGCCGACGGCGGCCGCGGGCGCCACGGGCGCATCCTGCTGCCGCAGACCGTCACCGCGCTCACCACCCGCCACCGGGTCGGCCTGGTGGACGCGTTCGGCAACGCCGACTGGGGGCTCGGCTTCCGCGTCGAGTCCCGCCATCTCGGGGACGCGTGCACGGCCTTCAGCCGCCATGCCTCCCTGCGCACCTTCGGCCACTACGGGC
- a CDS encoding class I SAM-dependent methyltransferase: MSATLRQPAPDEHKEALARLFDRSAPTYERTGVSHFADLGRRLVEHAGLREGERVLDVGCGTGAVLVPAARAVGPRGSVTGVDLSPGMVERARAAIAEEGLDNARALVADAETAHWQPDGPVDGSLDAVLAGISMFFFPHPRAAAARYRRLLGPDGRLALSWWGEQDARWAPVFAASAPYGGASSHRLPPDSPFRSVEDLHTMLSEEGFGSVDTVERPCVTRFRGVRQWWQWVWSTAGRQFWESVPQERMHEAIAAVEAELSRLRAPDGSLTSRNIVRFTVARVVR; the protein is encoded by the coding sequence ATGAGCGCGACCCTTCGGCAGCCGGCGCCGGACGAGCACAAGGAGGCGCTGGCCCGGCTCTTCGACCGCAGCGCCCCGACCTACGAGCGGACCGGAGTCTCCCACTTCGCCGACCTCGGCCGACGGCTGGTGGAGCACGCCGGTCTCCGGGAGGGCGAGCGGGTCCTCGACGTGGGGTGCGGCACCGGCGCCGTGCTCGTCCCGGCGGCCCGGGCCGTCGGACCGCGCGGATCCGTGACCGGCGTCGACCTCTCCCCGGGCATGGTGGAACGGGCCCGGGCGGCCATCGCGGAGGAAGGACTGGACAACGCCCGCGCGCTCGTCGCCGACGCCGAGACCGCGCACTGGCAGCCCGACGGACCCGTCGACGGCAGCCTCGACGCCGTACTCGCCGGCATCTCGATGTTCTTCTTCCCCCACCCCCGGGCCGCCGCCGCCCGGTACCGCCGCCTGCTCGGCCCGGACGGCCGGCTGGCCCTCTCCTGGTGGGGGGAGCAGGACGCGCGGTGGGCGCCGGTCTTCGCCGCCAGTGCGCCGTACGGGGGCGCCTCCTCCCACCGGCTCCCGCCGGACAGCCCGTTCCGCTCCGTCGAGGACCTGCACACCATGCTGTCCGAGGAGGGCTTCGGCTCCGTCGACACCGTGGAACGGCCCTGCGTCACCCGCTTCCGCGGCGTCCGCCAGTGGTGGCAGTGGGTGTGGTCCACCGCGGGCCGGCAGTTCTGGGAGAGCGTGCCCCAGGAGAGGATGCACGAGGCCATCGCCGCCGTCGAAGCGGAACTGTCCCGGCTGCGCGCCCCCGACGGCAGCCTGACCAGCCGGAACATCGTCCGCTTCACCGTCGCCCGGGTCGTACGGTGA